From the genome of Ptychodera flava strain L36383 chromosome 20, AS_Pfla_20210202, whole genome shotgun sequence, one region includes:
- the LOC139120083 gene encoding H/ACA ribonucleoprotein complex subunit 2-like protein, which translates to MGKTPKKSKEVETEEGETEGTERSYETLVALINPIASPLASRKLTKRLYKTVKKASKQKNVRRGVKEVQKFIRKGEKGIVILAGDVTPIDVYCHLPLMCEESDIPYAYVPSKQDLGAATGAKRPTACVLVKESEEYQSNYNDCLSDVKALPLPI; encoded by the exons ATGGGAAAAACACCAAAGAAATCTAAAGAAGTGGAAACGGAGGAAGGAGAAACAGAGGGAACAGAAAGGTCCTATGAAACCTTGGTAGCTTTGATTAATCCAATTGCAAGCCCCCTGGCCAGTAGGAAGCTGACAAAACGGCTGTATAAGACTGTCAAGAAAG CCAGCAAACAGAAAAATGTAAGGAGAGGTGTTAAAGAAGTTCAAAAATTTATAAGAAAAGGTGAAAAGGG TATTGTGATCCTTGCCGGTGATGTGACACCGATCGATGTATACTGCCACCTACCGTTGATGTGTGAAGAAAGTGACATTCCCTATGCATATGTACCCTCCAAACAG GACCTAGGAGCTGCTACTGGAGCCAAAAGACCCACTGCCTGTGTACTTGTGAAGGAATCAGAGGAGTATCAAAGCAATTACAATGACTGTCTGAGCGATGTCAAAGCTTTGCCACTTCCCATATGA
- the LOC139120084 gene encoding oxytocin-neurophysin 1-like: MIFVGMDTRISLKVIATVIVAISTLRECRSCYISDCAMGGKRAGGSLVEASNHALRQCIPCGPNNSGQCVGPRICCGSFGCYFGTQESTVCEQENQIPVPCDAKGQSCGEFGHGRCVAANTCCSGNNCTFDKSCKTYAEDNVGRKDSSTMTFKRAFKDLLEDRLFSAMNARRR, from the exons atgatttttgtagGAATGGACACCAGAATATCACTGAAGGTTATTGCGACAGTGATCGTGGCAATATCGACTCTCAGAGAGTGCCGTTCATGTTACATCAGTGACTGCGCCATGGGAGGAAAGAGGGCGGGTGGTTCACTAGTAGAAGCTTCAAATCATGCTCTTAGACAG TGCATACCGTGCGGGCCAAATAACTCAGGTCAATGTGTCGGTCCTCGCATCTGCTGTGGTTCGTTTGGATGTTACTTCGGTACTCAGGAGTCCACCGTCTGTGAACAAGAAAACCAGATACCAGTGCCTTGTGACGCCAAGGGTCAATCGTGTGGAGAATTTGGACACGGAAGATGCGTAGCTGCCAACACGTGCTGTTCAGGAA ACAACTGCACATTTGACAAATCATGCAAGACGTACGCCGAAGACAACGTCGGTCGCAAGGACTCCTCGACGATGACGTTCAAAAGGGCTTTCAAGGACCTCCTGGAAGACAGACTCTTTTCTGCCATGAATGCTAGAAGGCGATAA